In Musa acuminata AAA Group cultivar baxijiao chromosome BXJ3-9, Cavendish_Baxijiao_AAA, whole genome shotgun sequence, a single genomic region encodes these proteins:
- the LOC135648716 gene encoding protein CURLY FLAG LEAF 1-like isoform X1, giving the protein MTAPNIEMIAALLRSCNLGRGGDRVSPPSAAARRVEPSDESAGEVTVELNSETALPYHWEQCLDMRTGEVYYINRETGTRTSKDPRTAVAAATYSSSYHSEEDVSSDDDSCSGVGGSDDHEDSVDTANSCLTSLSSTSTSDTSAEPSGGHILVSAGCRSCFMYFMVPKSIDACPKCGGRLLKLGRDGCV; this is encoded by the exons ATGACGGCGCCCAACATCGAGATGATCGCTGCTTTGCTCAGGAGCTGCAATCTGGGGAGAGGCGGAGACAGGGTGTCTCCGCCGTCGGCTGCGGCGCGTCGGGTCGAGCCGAGCGACGAGAGCGCGGGAGAGGTCACGGTGGAGCTCAACTCGGAGACGGCGCTCCCTTACCACTGGGAGCAGTGTCTTGACATGCGG ACAGGGGAAGTCTACTACATCAACCGGGAGACGGGAACCAGGACGAGCAAGGACCCGAGAACCGCCGTCGCTGCCGCCACCTATTCATCGAGCTACCACTCCGAGGAAGACGTCTCCTCTGATGATGACAGCTGCTCCGGAGTCGGCGGCAGCGACGACCACGAGGACAGCGTCGACACCGCCAACTCCTGCCTCACCTCCCTCTCGTCCACCTCTACATCGGATACTAGCGCGGAGCCCAGCGGTGGCCATATCCTCGTTTCCGCCGGATGCAGGTCCTGCTTCATGTACTTCATGGTTCCCAAGAGCATCGACGCCTGCCCCAAGTGCGGCGGCCGCCTCCTTAAGCTCGGCCGCGACGGCTGCGTCTGA
- the LOC135648851 gene encoding uncharacterized protein LOC135648851 — MAAASTGPRDHIERIRRERYYIGREEKNPLAEDIHQAVSYLSEELYSKDVHFLMELIQNAEDNKYKEGVTPSLEFVITSKDITMTGASSTLLLFNNEIGFSPANIDSICRIGKSTKKGRRHLGYIGEKGIGFKSVFLISSKPHIFSNGYQIRFNEEPSPDCNLGYIVPEWVESNPNLSDIQNIYGSSKSLPSTTIILPLKSEKESTVKKQLSSLHPEVLLFLSKVRQLSVREDNDDPKLNTVSQISISSEANYQMRKNLNAESYTLHLAAHEVDKNDEEACSYYMWKQKFPVKPESIVKKRMEVEEWVITLAFPSGRRLNRGMKLSGIFSFLPTEMVTGFPFIIQADFLLVSSRESILLDSPWNQGILSCVPSAFINAFVTLVKGADDAPSFSVPYLFNFIPVKSSSIPQLDSVRLSIKEKVAAEHIIPCEPYTSQRIFCKPSEVSRLIPAFWNVLIKAQKFGVDIQSLHSHGRYIVNSYFDNKEYDQVLGFLGVEYVEKAWYGKFIECSNLAKEVPDDIYVVLLHFIAHNWNNCFIDLPLLKSLDASGFVSLLSVRKVTNGCQRLCIAQDDDSISWLIKWNQELMSASNLCFMPQSTQKAMRVSRGVLDWLQESVNLQLVSVEDYGSKVVKALTDRRLVIAFTHFLYHSLINDYASDWYIGQLCSSLPIVDDYGHVTVQRTQVLMPAKVSKWAGLLGSNPWRAERYVVLSTEYLSPGAFAGTYTSGGQILRFLQTHVKASDVPSVYPPDAAFTTVYSPLTKENAFLLLEWIRNIKSGGINKLQKFLNCIRTGSWLKTSIGYKPPSESFLPSSEWGNLLQISSVLVDIPLINQEFYGKNIWDYTEELKVIGVRFEFQQASKYIGQHLMDLAAHSTLTRGNVYSLLKLIRYLREKQLSPVDLIQSVKGGRWLQTSHGYKTPSESILLDSEWTIASQVSSLPLIDTNLYGEEIVDYKTELDLLGVLVGFNKNFQLVVDNFKMPTSFTSSHATIFILKCIRHARAPDKLIEKTRQMKWLKTHLGYKTPRESFLVASEVCLLNVVNGVPIIDEGFYGSGIRSYKEELKKIGVGVDIDDLSKVIATQLKQLVASSSVTSKNVLALLACYRKMGRTFPTDLLAFTHHEKWLHTRLGFRSPKDSILLDTEWESISSIASLPLIDGNSSFYGHSNEIYNYKNELKDFGVVMDFKRGAEFVIKGICIPKNPSVITRANVLSLLKCIHNLKGKMEVLPNEFMKSISKSWLKTTTGYKSPGECLLFDPKWGLQREDGPFIDNEFYGSEITSYKNQLKEIGVIVDATGGCLLIARHIKFHSDITAVSRVYMHLSEFKWEPENEAADWIWIPSGSGGGQWVSSSSCILYDKNHMFGSQLCVLDKYYETKLLGFFTTILGVRHGPNIQDYCKLWCSWEASLHHPTVLQCSAFWEFIAKHWNAKTEKLLLGCISKLPVQKNNEIMLSNKQDVFIPDDLLLKDLFDKCSDEAIFIWYPSTSTPALSRANLNKIYISIGARTISEAVEKDESFTAEGANVREVDPGSLVSKDGLLRIVLAFLCDTSLATSSAERHRIVNNLCNLQVSELDEPITVSYKLSLATGKNLIVKASKMFRWEKDNAKLFVQSIDGSKRKRGSIQFATFFADVISQGLLFEMSDQIAALSELIRLGCLLDFEEDAVEFLLKTKNLQLFAEDEELLSSVSTSSKV; from the exons ATGGCTGCTGCGTCGACCGGTCCCCGCGACCACATCGAGAGGATCAGGAGGGAGAGATACTACATCGGGAGAGAGGAGAAGAACCCCTTGGCAGAAGACATCCATCAGGCCGTCAGCTACCTCTCCGAGGAGCTCTACTCCAAGGATGTCCACTTTCTCATGGAGCTTATTCAG AATGCAGAGGATAACAAGTACAAAGAGGGAGTCACTCCATCCCTGGAGTTCGTTATTACATCCAAAGATATCACAATGACTGGTGCCAGCTCAACTCTTCTTCTCTTCAACAATGAGATAGGATTCTCCCCAGCAAACATAGATTCTATTTGTAGGATTGGTAAGTCCACAAAGAAAGGGAGGCGACACCTTGGTTACATAGGAGAGAAAG GAATAGGCTTTAAAAGTGTGTTTCTGATCTCCAGCAAACCCCACATCTTCAGCAATGGGTATCAGATAAGGTTCAATGAAGAACCATCGCCCGACTGCAACCTAGGTTACATCGTGCCTGAGTGGGTTGAGTCGAACCCAAACCTCTCTGACATACAAAATATATATGGTTCCTCAAAAAGCCTTCCTTCAACTACTATAATCTTGCCTTTGAAGAGTGAGAAGGAGTCGACCGTAAAAAAACAATTGTCAAGTTTACATCCAGAGGTCCTACTATTCCTTTCTAAAGTTAGACAACTATCTGTGAGGGAAGACAATGATGATCCAAAGCTTAACACTGTCAGTCAAATCTCTATATCAAGTGAAGCTAATTACCAGATGAGAAAGAACTTGAATGCCGAATCATACACCCTTCATCTTGCCGCTCATGAGGTTGACAAAAATGATGAAGAAGCATGCTCCTACTACATGTGGAAGCAAAAGTTCCCTGTTAAGCCCGAAAGCATTGTGAAGAAGAGGATGGAAGTTGAGGAATGGGTAATTACTCTGGCTTTTCCCTCTGGAAGACGATTGAATCGAGGGATGAAATTGTCTGGAATATTCTCCTTTCTTCCCACCGAGATGGTGACTGGTTTTCCATTCATAATTCAGGCTGATTTCCTTTTAGTTTCATCAAGGGAGTCCATACTTTTAGATAGCCCATGGAACCAAGGGATTCTTAGCTGTGTACCATCTGCATTTATAAATGCTTTTGTTACACTGGTTAAAGGAGCAGATGATGCACCCTCATTTTCTGTTCCTTACCTGTTTAATTTCATTCCAGTGAAGAGCTCCTCTATCCCACAGCTGGATTCAGTGAGGCTGTCCATTAAAGAAAAGGTGGCTGCTGAGCATATCATACCATGTGAACCCTACACTTCTCAAAGGATATTTTGTAAGCCCAGTGAGGTTAGCCGGCTGATTCCAGCCTTTTGGAATGTGCTGATCAAAGCACAGAAGTTTGGGGTAGATATACAGAGCCTCCATTCGCATGGAAGGTATATTGTGAACTCTTATTTTGATAACAAAGAGTATGATCAAGTGTTGGGCTTTCTGGGGGTGGAGTACGTTGAAAAAGCATGGTATGGAAAGTTTATTGAGTGTTCTAATCTTGCAAAGGAAGTGCCTGATGATATTTATGTGGTCCTACTGCATTTCATTGCTCACAATTGGAACAATTGTTTTATTGACTTGCCACTCCTGAAATCTCTTGATGCCAGTGGCTTTGTTTCTTTGTTGAGTGTACGGAAGGTAACAAATGGCTGCCAGAGATTATGTATTGCACAAGATGATGATTCCATCTCTTGGCTTATCAAGTGGAACCAAGAGTTGATGTCTGCCTCAAATCTATGTTTTATGCCTCAAAGCACACAAAAAGCTATGAGAGTGTCTAGAGGAGTTCTTGATTGGCTTCAGGAGTCTGTGAATCTGCAGCTTGTTAGTGTTGAAGACTATGGATCGAAGGTGGTAAAAGCACTGACTGATAGAAGGCTTGTAATTGCATTCACTCACTTCCTATATCATTCTCTTATCAATGATTATGCTTCCGATTGGTACATCGGACAGCTGTGCTCTTCCCTGCCGATTGTAGATGACTATGGGCATGTGACTGTTCAAAGGACACAGGTGCTCATGCCAGCTAAAGTGAGCAAGTGGGCAGGATTATTGGGTTCAAATCCATGGAGAGCAGAGCGTTATGTTGTATTGTCCACAGAGTACTTGTCCCCAGGGGCGTTTGCTGGCACCTATACATCCGGAGGACAGATCTTGCGCTTCCTACAAACTCACGTAAAGGCCTCAGATGTCCCTTCTGTTTATCCTCCAGATGCTGCATTTACTACTGTCTACTCTCCTTTGACAAAGGAAAATGCATTCTTGCTACTTGAATGGATTCGAAATATAAAATCCGGAGGAATTAACAAACTGCAGAAATTTCTGAACTGCATCAGAACTGGAAGCTGGTTGAAGACATCTATTGGTTACAAGCCACCTTCTGAGTCATTTCTTCCGAGCTCAGAATGGGGAAATTTACTACAAATTTCCTCAGTTCTCGTTGACATACCATTAATCAACCAAGAATTTTATGGAAAAAATATATGGGATTACACTGAAGAACTTAAAGTAATCGGAGTCAGATTTGAATTTCAGCAGGCATCAAAATATATTGGCCAGCATCTCATGGATTTAGCGGCTCACTCCACCTTGACCAGAGGAAATGTTTATTCATTGCTGAAGTTGATCAGATACTTGAGAGAGAAGCAGTTGTCGCCTGTGGATTTGATTCAGAGCGTCAAAGGCGGTAGATGGTTACAGACTTCCCATGGTTACAAGACCCCATCAGAATCCATACTGCTTGATTCAGAATGGACAATTGCATCACAAGTTAGTAGTCTCCCCTTAATAGATACTAACTTATATGGTGAGGAAATTGTTGACTACAAGACTGAGCTTGATTTACTTGGAGTTTTAGTTGGGTTTAACAAAAATTTCCAGCTAGTGGTTGATAATTTTAAAATGCCTACAAGTTTTACATCTTCTCATGCTACTATTTTCATACTCAAGTGTATTCGACATGCTCGTGCCCCTGATAAGCTCATAGAAAAAACAAGGCAGATGAAATGGTTGAAGACCCATCTTGGCTACAAAACACCAAGAGAATCTTTTCTGGTTGCTTCAGAAGTGTGTCTACTAAATGTGGTCAATGGTGTGCCAATAATTGATGAGGGGTTCTATGGCAGCGGAATCAGGTCATATAAAGAAGAGCTGAAGAAAATAGGAGTTGGTGTCGATATTGATGATCTATCCAAAGTTATTGCTACCCAACTGAAGCAACTCGTAGCTTCATCATCTGTTACAAGCAAAAATGTTCTTGCTTTACTAGCATGTTACAGAAAGATGGGTAGAACATTTCCAACTGATCTTTTGGCCTTTACCCATCATGAGAAATGGTTACATACCAGGCTGGGCTTCAGATCTCCCAAGGATTCGATCCTATTAGATACAGAGTGGGAGTCCATCTCATCGATAGCCAGTCTTCCCCTCATCGATGGCAATTCTTCATTCTATGGTCACTCTAATGAAATTTACAATTACAAAAATGAGCTCAAGGATTTTGGTGTTGTGATGGATTTCAAAAGGGGGGCAGAATTTGTTATAAAGGGTATTTGCATTCCCAAAAATCCTTCAGTCATCACCCGGGCAAATGTTCTTTCCTTGCTGAAGTGCATCCACAATCTGAAAGGGAAAATGGAGGTTCTTCCTAATGAGTTCATGAAAAGCATAAGCAAGAGTTGGCTAAAGACCACTACGGGCTACAAATCTCCAGGAGAGTGTCTCCTCTTTGATCCAAAGTGGGGTTTACAAAGGGAAGATGGGCCCTTCATTGATAATGAATTTTATGGCTCAGAGATTACATCCTACAAGAATCAACTTAAAGAAATTGGAGTGATTGTGGATGCCACTGGCGGATGCTTGTTAATTGCACGTCATATCAAATTTCATTCTGATATTACTGCAGTCTCCAGAGTTTACATGCACTTGAGTGAATTTAAATGGGAGCCAGAAAATGAAGCTGCAGATTGGATATGGATCCCAAGTGGAAGTGGTGGTGGCCAATGGGTGAGTTCTAGCAGTTGCATACTTTACGATAAAAATCATATGTTTGGCTCCCAACTCTGTGTTTTGGACAAGTATTATgagacaaaacttcttggattcttTACCACGATTCTTGGGGTTCGGCATGGTCCAAATATTCAGGATTACTGCAAACTCTGGTGCTCATGGGAAGCTTCACTGCACCACCCGACAGTCTTGCAATGTTCTGCTTTCTGGGAGTTCATTGCAAAGCACTGGAATGCTAAGACGGAGAAGCTGCTACTGGGCTGCATATCAAAGCTTCCAGTGCAAAAGAATAATGAGATAATGCTGTCCAACAAGCAAGATGTATTCATTCCCGATGACCTCTTGCTGAAGGATCTGTTCGACAAGTGTTCTGATGAAGCAATTTTCATATGGTATCCTTCAACTAGCACTCCTGCACTGTCTAGAGCAAATTTGAACAAGATCTATATCAGTATTGGTGCCAGAACAATTTCGGAGGCTGTAGAAAAAGATGAGTCCTTCACAGCAGAAGGCGCCAATGTTAGGGAAGTTGATCCAGGATCTCTGGTGTCGAAAGATGGGTTGCTCAGGATCGTTCTTGCATTTCTCTGTGATACTTCTTTAGCTACAAGTTCTGCTGAAAGGCATCGCATTGTTAATAACCTGTGCAATTTACAAGTTTCGGAGTTGGATGAACCCATTACGGTAAGCTACAAGTTGTCACTCGCCACAGGCAAGAATTTGATTGTGAAGGCTAGCAAAATGTTTCGCTGGGAGAAGGACAATGCTAAGTTGTTCGTACAGAGCATCGAtggttcaaagagaaagagaggcagcatcCAATTCGCCACATTTTTTGCAGATGTAATATCACAGGGCCTGTTGTTTGAAATGTCTGATCAGATTGCTGCACTCTCTGAGCTGATTAGGTTGGGCTGCTTGTTAGACTTTGAGGAAGATGCTGTGGAGTTTCTGTTGAAGACCAAAAACCTCCAATTGTTTGCTGAGGACGAAGAGCTTCTATCATCCGTATCAACCTCCTCGAAGGTCTGA
- the LOC135648715 gene encoding GEM-like protein 5 yields MEKEANEAAHVTEEAKWGTKLMGPPAAPSAHPENQRAALWSPRGDDERPPYVLEREPVSRGPGGSPMESILDFFNSWAKRAEDLAHNIWHNLKTAPSKTEAAMGKLSLTAKAFAEGGFESLYKQTFQTDPTERLKKTFACYLSTTTGPVAGTLYLSNVNVAFCSDRPLSFTAPSGQQAWSYYKVMIPLIKIATVNPVTLGENPSHKYIQIATVDGHDFWFMGFVHFEKASEHLLNDVSDCAAASHGAEHGVSRVTT; encoded by the exons ATGGAGAAGGAGGCGAACGAAGCGGCTCATGTCACGGAGGAGGCCAAGTGGGGAACGAAGCTGATGGGTCCACCTGCTGCGCCATCGGCGCACCCAGAGAACCAGAGAGCGGCGCTTTGGAGCCCCCGAGGCGACGACGAGCGGCCGCCCTACGTACTGGAGCGTGAGCCGGTGAGCAGAGGCCCCGGTGGCAGCCCCATGGAGAGCATACTAGACTTCTTCAACTCCTGGGCTAAGAGAGCAGAGGACCTCGCCCACAACATTTGGCACAACC TGAAGACAGCACCATCCAAAACCGAGGCAGCAATGGGGAAGCTGAGCCTGACAGCGAAAGCCTTCGCCGAGGGCGGCTTCGAGTCTCTCTACAAGCAGACCTTCCAAACCGATCCTACCGAGAGGCTGAAGAAGACGTTTGCTTGCTATCTCTCGACCACCACCGGACCGGTCGCGGGAACCCTCTACCTCTCCAACGTCAACGTCGCATTCTGCAGCGATCGGCCCCTCTCCTTCACGGCACCCTCCGGTCAGCAAGCCTGGAGCTACTACAAG GTTATGATCCCTCTGATCAAGATTGCCACCGTGAATCCAGTTACACTGGGTGAGAATCCGTCGCACAAGTACATCCAGATTGCGACGGTGGATGGGCATGATTTCTGGTTCATGGGCTTCGTCCATTTCGAGAAGGCATCCGAGCATCTGCTGAACGACGTGTCGGACTGTGCAGCGGCCTCTCATGGAGCTGAGCACGGGGTTAGTCGAGTTACCACTTAG
- the LOC135648819 gene encoding GSH-induced LITAF domain protein-like, whose product MATKGMGEEPALGVPYGYAPASYYGQGAAPPPPPPPPQQQMYYVGQNPYQAGMIPPNAVFGDPKGIPLQQTMFRDTPAPFQCVYCGSSGITTVRSKPSLAAVVGCMMPFMLGVCFLCPSMDCLWHKYHYCPSCGQKVADFKKSDPCLVVDMPRWHEESFAVPA is encoded by the exons ATGGCGACTAAAGGGATGGGAGAAGAGCCTGCGCTGGGGGTGCCCTATGGCTACGCACCGGCGAGCTATTACGGTCAGGGGgcggcgccgccgcctcctccgccgccgccgcagcagcaGATGTACTACGTGGGGCAGAACCCGTACCAGGCGGGCATGATCCCGCCGAACGCGGTGTTCGGCGATCCGAAGGGGATCCCGTTGCAGCAGACGATGTTTCGAGACACGCCCGCCCCTTTCCAGTGCGTTTATTGTGGCTCCTCCGGCATCACCACCGTCAG ATCAAAACCGAGTCTGGCAGCTGTTGTCGGTTGCATGATGCCCTTTATGCTGGGTGTTTGCTTCCTTTGCCCCTCGATGGACTGCCTATGGCACAAATATCATTACTGCCCTAGCTGTGGACAAAAG GTGGCCGACTTCAAGAAATCAGACCCGTGTTTAGTCGTGGATATGCCACGTTGGCATGAGGAGAGTTTTGCTGTCCCTGCATGA
- the LOC103996636 gene encoding protein TIFY 9 encodes MSRANTMFDFFAMEKTRSCARGAKLSAISRIDPQLLRRVIASTLPPPSSQLFPSPPPPPLPILDPSCRSVATAESDSSSAPLTIFYNGTVSVFDLAEDKAEAVMKLAERTMDYRLLAQLNEELLPIPRKKSLQRFLEKRQQRLTAKAPYTADHEAASAKTTALDALTHPTSDAFPRLAIIGGAKNSTKY; translated from the exons ATGTCGAGAGCCAACACGATGTTCGATTTCTTCGCGATGGAGAAGACGAGATCCTGCGCCCGAG GCGCCAAGCTGAGCGCCATCTCGAGGATCGACCCGCAGCTCCTGCGTAGAGTGATCGCCTCCACCCTGCCGCCTCCGTCGAGCCAGCTGTTcccctcgccgccgccgccgccgcttccgATATTGGATCCGTCGTGCAG GTCAGTCGCCACGGCCGAGAGCGATTCTTCATCGGCGCCACTGACGATCTTCTACAACGGCACAGTCTCCGTTTTCGACCTCGCGGAGGATAAG GCGGAGGCAGTGATGAAGCTGGCGGAGAGGACCATGGATTACAGGCTGCTGGCGCAACTCAACGAAG AGCTGCTGCCCATTCCCCGGAAGAAATCGCTGCAACGCTTCCTCGAGAAACGCCAACAGAG GTTGACCGCGAAGGCGCCTTACACGGCGGACCACGAGGCGGCTTCGGCTAAGACGACGGCTTTGGACGCGTTGACCCATCCAACTTCTGACGCCTTTCCTCGTCTTGCTATTATTGGTGGGGCAAAAAACAGTACAAAATactaa
- the LOC135649726 gene encoding transport inhibitor response 1-like protein Os04g0395600, whose translation MTYFPEEVVEHIFDFLVSHRDRNAVSTVCKAWYQVERLSRRSVFVGNCYAVLPERVMTRFPGMKCLVVKGKPHFADFNLVPHDWGGFALPWIEAAAHGCPGLEELRLKRMVVSDESLELLARSFPDFKALVLISCEGFSTDGLAAIATHCRSLRELDLQENEVEDYGRQWLSCFPDSCTSLVSLNFSCLKGEVNAGALERLVARCPSLRGLKLNRAVSVESLTRILDRASHLVELGTGSLTVDHHTEAYRRMINAFHKCKSLRNLSGFWDVDPRCLQSVYPICPNLTVLNLSYAPSIQGADQVKLIRHCFKLQKLWVLDCIGDKGLAVVASTCKQLQELRVFPSDIYGTGTAAVTEVGLVAISSGCSKMNSLLYFCRQMTNAALITVAKNCPRFIRFRLCILDPGKPDPITNQPLDEGFGAIVQSCKDLRRLSLSGLLTDKVFLYIGEYAARLEMLSIAFAGDSDKGMIYVLNGCKNLRKLEIRDSPFGDAALLENVGKYETMRSLWMSSCDVTLGGCKALAAKMPRLNVEVINEWDESVEMEENPSDTHKVEKMYVYRTLTGPRNEAPDFVWTL comes from the exons ATGACTTACTTCCCGGAGGAAGTGGTGGAGCACATCTTTGACTTCCTCGTCTCGCACCGGGACCGTAACGCCGTGTCGACGGTGTGCAAGGCATGGTATCAGGTAGAGCGGCTCAGCCGCCGGAGCGTATTTGTCGGCAACTGCTATGCGGTGCTGCCGGAACGAGTAATGACCAGGTTCCCTGGAATGAAGTGCCTCGTCGTCAAGGGGAAGCCCCATTTTGCCGATTTCAACTTGGTCCCCCACGATTGGGGCGGCTTTGCGCTGCCTTGGATTGAGGCCGCTGCCCACGGTTGCCCTGGTCTCGAGGAGCTTCGGCTGAAGAGGATGGTGGTGTCTGATGAGAGTCTTGAGCTCCTCGCACGCTCCTTCCCCGACTTCAAGGCCCTTGTTCTTATCAGCTGCGAGGGCTTCAGCACTGATGGGCTTGCTGCCATTGCCACTCATTGCAG GAGTCTTCGGGAGCTAGATTTACAGGAAAATGAGGTGGAGGATTATGGCCGGCAGTGGCTTAGTTGCTTCCCTGATTCCTGTACTTCCCTAGTGTCCCTGAATTTTTCTTGCCTCAAAGGGGAGGTGAATGCTGGTGCTCTCGAGAGACTCGTTGCTAGGTGCCCGAGCCTCAGGGGCTTGAAGCTTAACCGTGCTGTATCTGTAGAATCGCTGACCAGGATACTTGACCGAGCTTCGCATCTGGTGGAACTTGGAACTGGTTCGTTAACAGTCGACCACCACACTGAAGCTTACCGGAGGATGATAAATGCCTTCCACAAATGCAAGTCGCTGAGGAATCTGTCGGGTTTCTGGGATGTTGATCCACGCTGCCTGCAGTCTGTATATCCAATCTGCCCAAACCTTACTGTATTAAACTTGAGCTATGCCCCCTCAATCCAGGGTGCCGATCAAGTAAAGTTGATTCGTCACTGTTTTAAACTTCAGAAGCTTTGG GTACTAGATTGCATCGGAGACAAAGGGCTAGCCGTCGTGGCATCCACTTGTAAACAGTTACAGGAGTTGAGGGTATTTCCTTCTGATATCTATGGAACTGGCACTGCTGCCGTGACCGAAGTAGGCCTGGTCGCTATATCTTCAGGTTGCTCAAAGATGAACTCTCTGCTGTATTTCTGCCGCCAGATGACAAATGCTGCACTTATCACCGTCGCAAAGAACTGTCCCCGTTTCATACGGTTCAGGCTGTGCATCCTTGATCCAGGGAAGCCTGATCCCATCACTAATCAGCCACTGGATGAAGGTTTTGGGGCTATTGTGCAGTCATGTAAAGATCTTAGGAGACTATCATTATCAGGTCTTCTAACCGACAAGGTTTTCTTGTATATCGGTGAGTATGCTGCACGTCTTGAGATGCTTTCGATTGCATTTGCCGGTGATAGCGATAAGGGAATGATTTACGTACTCAACGGGTGCAAGAATCTCCGGAAGCTAGAAATAAGGGACAGTCCGTTTGGCGATGCCGCACTTTTGGAGAATGTCGGGAAGTATGAAACAATGCGATCCCTTTGGATGTCATCCTGTGATGTTACCTTGGGGGGTTGTAAGGCACTTGCAGCAAAGATGCCGAGATTAAACGTGGAGGTCATAAATGAATGGGATGAAAGCGTTGAGATGGAGGAAAATCCTAGCGACACACACAAGGTGGAGAAAATGTACGTGTATCGAACTCTGActggaccaaggaacgaagcaccgGATTTCGTCTGGACATTATAG
- the LOC135648716 gene encoding protein CURLY FLAG LEAF 1-like isoform X2, whose translation MDDTYPFFLNLERATPFLILYAHFRPAKLPLFPWQTGEVYYINRETGTRTSKDPRTAVAAATYSSSYHSEEDVSSDDDSCSGVGGSDDHEDSVDTANSCLTSLSSTSTSDTSAEPSGGHILVSAGCRSCFMYFMVPKSIDACPKCGGRLLKLGRDGCV comes from the coding sequence ATGGACGACACATATCCCTTCTTCCTAAATCTCGAGAGGGCTACTCCTTTTTTGATTCTCTACGCCCATTTCCGTCCTGCTAAACTTCCCCTGTTTCCGTGGCAGACAGGGGAAGTCTACTACATCAACCGGGAGACGGGAACCAGGACGAGCAAGGACCCGAGAACCGCCGTCGCTGCCGCCACCTATTCATCGAGCTACCACTCCGAGGAAGACGTCTCCTCTGATGATGACAGCTGCTCCGGAGTCGGCGGCAGCGACGACCACGAGGACAGCGTCGACACCGCCAACTCCTGCCTCACCTCCCTCTCGTCCACCTCTACATCGGATACTAGCGCGGAGCCCAGCGGTGGCCATATCCTCGTTTCCGCCGGATGCAGGTCCTGCTTCATGTACTTCATGGTTCCCAAGAGCATCGACGCCTGCCCCAAGTGCGGCGGCCGCCTCCTTAAGCTCGGCCGCGACGGCTGCGTCTGA